Proteins encoded within one genomic window of Amycolatopsis sp. 2-15:
- a CDS encoding mechanosensitive ion channel family protein — protein MDTGFNILQSLQSAFTTFVGYLPQVIGALLVLLIGFIIAKLLDKAITKGLKKAKVDDKLKTGGGANYVEKFSPQGSPSKLVGMVVFWVIMFFVISSAIGTLGIPALTGFMNQVLSYLPNVLAALLIFIVAAAVAGAVAGLVHRTMGETPTGKIVGTLVPAMIMGIAVFMILTQLGISPVIVTITYVALVGAAALAAALAFGIGGRDAAAKLVNSGYEKAKEQNDTIKSDLAIGKQRAAQDAADTKHKAEQKMSGQEQSAPPAQSPPTPATGRAYRP, from the coding sequence ATGGATACTGGTTTCAACATCCTGCAAAGTCTGCAGAGCGCGTTCACCACATTCGTGGGCTACCTGCCTCAGGTGATCGGCGCGCTTCTCGTGCTGCTGATCGGCTTCATCATCGCCAAACTGCTGGACAAGGCCATCACCAAAGGCCTGAAGAAGGCGAAGGTCGACGACAAGCTGAAGACCGGCGGCGGCGCGAACTACGTGGAGAAGTTCTCTCCCCAGGGCAGCCCCTCCAAGCTCGTCGGCATGGTCGTGTTCTGGGTGATCATGTTCTTCGTGATCTCCTCGGCCATCGGGACGCTGGGAATTCCGGCGCTGACCGGGTTCATGAACCAGGTGCTGAGCTACCTGCCCAACGTCCTCGCCGCGCTGCTGATCTTCATCGTCGCGGCCGCAGTCGCCGGCGCGGTCGCCGGGCTGGTGCACCGCACCATGGGCGAGACGCCGACGGGCAAGATCGTTGGCACCCTGGTGCCGGCCATGATCATGGGCATCGCCGTGTTCATGATCCTCACCCAGCTGGGCATCTCGCCGGTGATCGTCACGATCACCTACGTCGCCCTGGTCGGCGCCGCAGCGCTGGCCGCGGCACTGGCCTTCGGCATCGGCGGCCGCGACGCCGCCGCGAAACTGGTCAACTCCGGATACGAGAAAGCCAAGGAGCAGAACGACACCATCAAGTCCGACCTGGCGATCGGCAAACAGCGCGCCGCCCAGGACGCCGCCGACACCAAGCACAAGGCCGAGCAGAAGATGAGCGGCCAGGAGCAGAGCGCACCCCCCGCCCAGTCACCGCCCACGCCCGCCACCGGGCGGGCGTACCGGCCGTGA
- the phoU gene encoding phosphate signaling complex protein PhoU, which translates to MRESFHEELNRLSAQLGLMCALAADAIRRASRSLLTADLDLAEQVIATDAEIDWARADCESHAQALLALQAPKAHDLRTILAAIYCAERLERMGDLAAHIAGIARFAHPHHAVPAQLEYGFAEMADAAAGMADRLAELIERQCPCGFADLADIDQTIDTMHAHVLTVITSDQWPHGVQTAINLALLARFYERFGDHAVAVANRLGFAATGELPFHTHT; encoded by the coding sequence ATGCGCGAGAGCTTTCACGAAGAGCTGAACCGTCTCAGCGCACAGCTCGGGCTGATGTGCGCGCTCGCGGCCGACGCGATCCGCCGGGCAAGCAGATCACTGCTGACCGCAGACCTGGACCTCGCCGAGCAGGTGATAGCTACCGACGCCGAGATCGACTGGGCCCGCGCGGACTGCGAGTCGCACGCCCAGGCCCTGCTGGCCCTCCAAGCGCCCAAGGCACACGACCTGCGGACCATCCTGGCCGCGATCTACTGCGCCGAACGGCTCGAGCGGATGGGCGACCTGGCCGCGCACATCGCCGGCATCGCCCGCTTCGCCCACCCCCACCACGCCGTGCCCGCCCAGCTCGAATACGGCTTCGCCGAGATGGCCGACGCCGCCGCCGGCATGGCGGACCGGCTCGCCGAGCTGATCGAGCGCCAGTGCCCGTGCGGATTCGCCGACCTCGCCGACATCGACCAGACCATCGACACCATGCACGCCCACGTCCTCACCGTGATCACCAGCGACCAGTGGCCTCACGGCGTCCAGACAGCCATCAATCTCGCCCTGCTCGCCCGGTTCTACGAACGCTTCGGCGACCACGCCGTCGCCGTAGCAAACCGACTGGGCTTCGCCGCCACCGGCGAACTTCCCTTCCACACCCACACCTGA
- a CDS encoding Hsp20/alpha crystallin family protein, whose translation MLMRTDPFRELDRLTQQFFGANGTTSHPAVMPMDAYRSGNEYVVQFDLPGVAPDSIDLGVERNVLTVKAERTPAYDEGTEVQVSERPRGVFSRQLFLGDTLDANNIAAHHEAGVLTLRMPIAEQAKPRKIAISGESESKQINA comes from the coding sequence ATGTTGATGCGGACCGACCCGTTCCGGGAGCTGGACCGGCTGACCCAGCAGTTCTTCGGCGCCAACGGCACCACATCGCACCCGGCGGTGATGCCGATGGATGCCTACCGGTCCGGCAACGAGTACGTCGTGCAGTTCGACCTGCCCGGTGTCGCGCCGGACTCCATCGACTTGGGCGTGGAGCGCAACGTGCTCACCGTCAAAGCCGAACGCACGCCGGCCTACGACGAGGGCACCGAGGTCCAGGTGTCCGAGCGGCCACGCGGGGTGTTCTCCCGTCAGCTGTTCCTGGGTGACACCCTCGATGCGAACAACATCGCAGCGCACCACGAGGCGGGTGTGTTGACGCTGCGGATGCCGATCGCCGAACAGGCCAAGCCACGCAAGATCGCCATCAGCGGCGAGAGCGAGTCCAAGCAGATCAACGCCTGA
- a CDS encoding DUF4383 domain-containing protein, with amino-acid sequence MSTRTPSPTSTGRSSAQLAAGIVAGVFLLVGILGFIPGVTTDYDQMGFAGHGSMAMLFGVFMVSTLHNIVHLLFGVVGLACARTSRAARLYLLVGGVVYLVLWLYGLLIDHGSDANFVPFNNADNWLHLGLGIGMIALGLLTGHEARDAATPTATGGPGAG; translated from the coding sequence ATGTCGACACGCACACCTTCACCCACTTCCACCGGACGCTCGTCCGCCCAGCTGGCCGCCGGCATCGTCGCCGGCGTTTTCCTACTGGTCGGCATCCTCGGATTCATCCCCGGCGTCACGACCGACTACGACCAGATGGGCTTCGCCGGCCACGGATCGATGGCCATGCTCTTCGGCGTGTTCATGGTCTCCACCCTGCACAACATCGTGCACCTGCTCTTCGGCGTCGTCGGCCTGGCCTGCGCCCGCACCTCACGCGCGGCCCGGCTGTACCTGCTCGTCGGAGGAGTCGTGTACCTCGTGCTGTGGCTCTACGGTCTGCTCATCGACCACGGCAGCGACGCCAACTTCGTCCCGTTCAACAACGCGGACAACTGGCTCCACCTCGGTCTCGGCATCGGCATGATCGCCCTCGGCCTGCTCACCGGCCACGAAGCACGCGACGCCGCCACGCCAACCGCCACCGGGGGGCCCGGCGCCGGCTAG
- a CDS encoding MerR family transcriptional regulator — protein MADLGNLDDHDYPAFTTGQAAKMLGAQEAFLRSLDAADLVHPQRSDGGHRRYSRRQLTQVIRLREQLDEGRTLTAAARIIGLQDQLADAENTIHDLRAQLDQR, from the coding sequence GTGGCTGATCTGGGCAACCTCGACGACCACGACTACCCGGCCTTCACCACCGGGCAGGCCGCGAAGATGCTGGGTGCGCAGGAAGCGTTCCTGCGTAGCCTCGACGCCGCGGACCTGGTGCACCCACAGCGCTCGGACGGCGGCCATCGCCGCTACTCCCGCCGCCAGCTCACCCAGGTGATCCGGCTGCGCGAACAACTCGACGAAGGCCGCACCCTCACCGCCGCCGCCCGCATCATCGGCCTGCAAGACCAGCTCGCCGACGCCGAGAACACGATCCACGACCTGCGCGCCCAGCTCGACCAGCGCTGA
- a CDS encoding hemerythrin domain-containing protein, protein MVENNEDVIELLQRQHREIRELFTQLQTAEDGQRRKVFRRLVRLLAAHETAEEEVVHPEIRDLEPAAESVVEARLGEEHRAKELLTTLEKMGPDADGFDTLLVQLRDDVLAHAEHEEREEFPMLRAHRPPERLRAMAATVRLAEAVAPTRPHPGTESAKANLLLGPPAAIIDRARDAIRAALRK, encoded by the coding sequence GTGGTGGAGAACAACGAGGACGTCATCGAGCTGCTGCAGCGGCAGCACCGGGAGATCCGCGAGCTGTTCACCCAGCTGCAGACGGCGGAGGACGGCCAGCGGCGGAAAGTGTTCCGCCGCCTCGTACGGCTCCTGGCGGCGCACGAGACAGCGGAGGAAGAAGTGGTGCACCCGGAGATCCGCGACCTCGAACCAGCGGCCGAGTCCGTGGTCGAGGCACGGCTGGGTGAGGAGCACCGCGCCAAGGAACTGCTGACCACCCTGGAAAAGATGGGTCCGGACGCCGACGGATTCGACACCCTGCTGGTCCAGCTCCGAGACGACGTGTTGGCGCACGCCGAACACGAAGAACGCGAGGAGTTCCCGATGCTGCGTGCCCACCGGCCTCCGGAGCGGCTGCGGGCGATGGCGGCGACCGTGCGGCTCGCCGAGGCTGTGGCCCCGACCCGGCCGCACCCCGGTACGGAGAGCGCGAAAGCCAACCTCCTGCTGGGACCACCCGCCGCGATCATCGACCGGGCACGCGACGCCATCCGCGCCGCACTCAGAAAGTGA
- a CDS encoding J domain-containing protein has product MNSSHPTGLPDPYAVLGVAPGASTAEVTAAYRHAVRDCHPDAPHPDRERLAAVITAYRHLRDHLARQPTEPHRPSTPDRDIHVRVHPRTTPPQPDVRAGPVHRHPHRQSW; this is encoded by the coding sequence ATGAACTCCTCTCACCCCACAGGCCTGCCCGACCCCTACGCGGTACTCGGCGTGGCTCCCGGCGCCAGCACCGCCGAGGTCACCGCCGCCTACCGGCACGCCGTGCGTGACTGCCACCCCGACGCACCACACCCGGACCGCGAACGACTCGCGGCCGTGATCACCGCCTACCGCCACCTCCGCGACCACCTCGCGCGGCAACCCACCGAACCGCACCGGCCCTCCACACCAGACCGCGACATCCACGTGCGCGTGCACCCCCGCACCACACCGCCACAACCAGACGTGCGCGCCGGCCCCGTCCACCGCCACCCTCACCGACAAAGCTGGTGA
- a CDS encoding protein kinase domain-containing protein → MAHLHNRRVVHRDLKPANILLGPDGPLIGDFGIAHELDSTHITGTGFVTGTAATSHRSRSPVNRRRPVRATPVQIIPAPSPATPAKSPATAIAGPPPAAPGPASLPGPGALTATETARLPIQPTKPRGNPRTRARATSTPSTAPVDLRCALDEVAVIGSLKVVDAGVADPGGQERLAHAEKAGVDGDPPARPCRSSDRPYRDFPTQEAKTGELCQSATSS, encoded by the coding sequence CTGGCACACCTGCACAACCGGCGCGTCGTGCACCGGGACCTCAAGCCCGCCAACATCCTGCTCGGCCCCGACGGCCCGCTGATCGGCGATTTCGGCATCGCCCACGAACTCGACTCGACTCACATCACTGGCACCGGTTTTGTGACCGGCACGGCCGCTACCTCGCACCGGAGCAGATCACCGGTGAACCGTCGGCGGCCGGTCCGGGCGACGCCTGTGCAGATCATCCCCGCGCCCTCGCCGGCGACGCCCGCAAAGTCACCTGCAACGGCGATCGCTGGACCGCCACCAGCAGCGCCAGGCCCGGCCTCACTGCCCGGCCCTGGCGCCCTCACGGCAACCGAGACAGCAAGGCTGCCAATCCAGCCGACAAAGCCAAGGGGAAACCCAAGAACAAGGGCAAGGGCCACGTCCACCCCTAGCACCGCGCCCGTCGACCTGAGATGCGCCCTTGACGAGGTCGCTGTCATCGGATCTCTGAAGGTCGTCGACGCCGGGGTTGCAGACCCTGGTGGGCAGGAACGTCTCGCTCATGCCGAAAAGGCCGGTGTTGACGGTGACCCGCCGGCACGACCTTGTCGATCTTCTGACCGGCCGTATCGTGATTTTCCGACCCAGGAAGCGAAAACCGGAGAGTTATGTCAATCGGCTACTTCCTCGTAG